One Opitutaceae bacterium DNA segment encodes these proteins:
- a CDS encoding DUF1501 domain-containing protein encodes MKTDDNRLLQEFEARRLGAQTRRLFLRDCATGLGAMFLGTMGMSSRAFGGGLDFSRPPSSPLGVLPPQFAAKAKRVIYLHMAGAPSQLELFDYKPDLQRLDGHDCPASFLEGKRFAFISGVPKMLGPQYPFHRAGRSGTWISDRLPNIERHIDDICVVKSMRTDQFNHAPAQLLVHTGSPRLGGGASLGSWVTYGLGTENQNLPGFIVLVSGGKTPDGGKSLWGSGFLPSVYQGVQCRAKGEPVLFLSNPKGVSRDLRRRVLDTLDELNRQHFQEIGDPEIVTRVSQYEMAFRMQMNASDAMDLTKESSETHARYGTVPGRESFANNCLLARRLAERGVRFVQLYDWGWDHHGTGKENSLNFGFADKCRDMDRPIGALLDDLKARGMLDETLVIWSGEFGRTPMRENRGGTEMAWVGRDHSPSAFSLWMAGGGVKRGFSYGETDAIGMEVANHPVELRDLHATIVHLLGFDHHKLTYAFQGLDQKITGVKPAYVVEGLLA; translated from the coding sequence ATGAAAACCGACGACAACCGCCTGTTGCAGGAATTTGAAGCACGCCGTCTCGGCGCGCAGACGAGGCGCCTGTTTCTTCGCGACTGCGCAACGGGCCTCGGCGCCATGTTTCTGGGAACGATGGGAATGTCCAGCCGCGCATTCGGAGGTGGACTTGATTTCAGCCGTCCGCCCAGTTCGCCACTCGGCGTACTGCCGCCCCAGTTCGCCGCAAAGGCCAAGCGCGTCATCTACCTTCACATGGCCGGGGCCCCCAGCCAGCTCGAACTCTTCGACTACAAGCCGGATCTCCAGCGGCTCGACGGACACGACTGCCCCGCCTCTTTTCTCGAGGGCAAGCGCTTCGCCTTCATCAGCGGCGTTCCGAAGATGCTGGGGCCGCAGTACCCGTTCCATCGCGCCGGAAGAAGCGGCACCTGGATTTCCGACCGTCTGCCGAACATCGAGCGCCACATCGACGACATCTGCGTGGTCAAGTCGATGCGCACCGACCAGTTCAACCACGCCCCGGCCCAGCTCCTCGTTCACACGGGATCCCCCCGGCTCGGAGGCGGCGCGTCACTGGGTTCGTGGGTCACGTACGGTCTTGGCACCGAAAACCAGAACCTCCCGGGCTTCATCGTTCTGGTTTCCGGGGGCAAGACTCCCGACGGCGGAAAGTCGCTCTGGGGCTCCGGCTTTCTGCCGAGCGTCTATCAGGGTGTGCAGTGCCGCGCCAAGGGCGAGCCGGTCCTCTTCCTCTCCAACCCCAAGGGGGTCAGCCGCGATCTTCGCCGGCGGGTGCTCGACACCCTCGACGAGCTCAACCGCCAGCATTTCCAGGAGATCGGAGATCCGGAGATCGTCACGCGCGTCTCCCAATACGAGATGGCCTTCCGCATGCAGATGAATGCGAGCGACGCCATGGACCTCACAAAGGAGTCATCCGAAACTCACGCGCGCTACGGCACCGTGCCCGGCAGGGAGAGCTTTGCAAACAACTGCCTTCTCGCGCGTCGTCTGGCCGAGCGCGGGGTTCGTTTCGTGCAGCTCTATGACTGGGGCTGGGACCATCACGGCACCGGCAAGGAAAACTCCCTCAACTTCGGCTTCGCCGACAAATGCCGCGACATGGACCGCCCCATCGGCGCGCTGCTCGACGACCTCAAGGCTCGCGGCATGCTGGACGAAACCCTCGTGATCTGGAGCGGGGAGTTCGGCCGCACGCCCATGCGCGAGAATCGCGGCGGGACCGAGATGGCATGGGTCGGCCGGGATCACAGCCCGAGCGCATTTTCACTGTGGATGGCGGGCGGCGGCGTGAAGCGCGGCTTCAGTTACGGGGAAACCGACGCCATCGGCATGGAGGTCGCCAATCATCCCGTTGAACTGCGCGATCTGCACGCGACCATCGTCCACCTCCTGGGTTTTGATCACCACAAACTCACGTACGCATTCCAAGGCCTCGACCAGAAGATCACCGGCGTAAAACCAGCGTATGTTGTCGAAGGCCTGCTCGCCTGA